TTGCTCACTCTGTTGCGGCACTAGCTCTGATCTTTAACATATATACCCCAAAACCAGTGCCGCTCCCACACTTGATGCATGGAATTCAAAGCAACACCTTTAGTCTCTGGCATAAACATCACTATAAAAATGGTCATAACAGCAATCCAACCAGAAAAGAACAAGAAAGCCCCATACTTGAAGTGACAAAGCATTGCCAAAAATGTCTGAGACAACACAAATGTGGTGGCAATGTTCACGGCCACACTTATGCTCTGCCCCGTCGATCGAATGTTCATCAGAAATATTTCGCTTGGAATGAGCCAACTTAGAGGACCCCATGACCAACCAAAACCAGCAGCATAGATGCACAGGGCAAGTACTAAGGTAGCATATTGCTTGGTTATGTGTTTGTTTCCATTTTCACCTATTGAAACTGCAAGTGTAGAAGCAATAGCTACCTTCACCAACATTAAGCCAATCATGTAATTAGCATAAGGATCATCAAAGTTATACACAGACAATATAAATATCTTTCATTTATAAGTATAATTTAATATTTACTCTATTTTCTTGATCGGTTACCCTATCAAATTTGCTAAAAGCTTGCATTTATATATTATTGCATGTCAATTTAACTTTATATTGTAACAAAACAACACGGCGTCATCATATAGAAGTTAAGACTTTCTAAGAATAATTTAACTTATGTACACTGAGAATATCAAGAAATTTTACGCTATTATTACAATTTAACTGGTTATGACAGGTTATTACTCTATCTTTCCGGTTACCTTATCTGGCTTGTTACGAAAAGTTACATATATTGTTGTAAGCCAAGATGAGAAAACAACTTATACACTATCGACGCACAAAACATATTTAACTCTTCAACTAACTATTCCTTGAGTTTTATCTTTGGATATATGGGTGCATAACGTGTTGTCCGTTGGCTATTAGTTAAGCACACACCTGGCAGAAGAGCATTTGTACTTCACCCAGTATGAAGAGAAATCTCCGACCAAACCGATCAACAATACCAGTAAACAAAAGGATTGAACCAAGATTGACTAATCCAAGTATAACAGCACCAAGTAGAGCCGAGTTATTCCCAAAACCGACTGATCGTAAAAGGACAGGGGCGTAGAATGCAATGATATTAATCCCCGTCATTTGCTGGAAAAATGGTATGGCAATGGACATGAAATGAGGCCGATGTCGTCTCTTAAAGATTGTTACAAAAGGCTCTTCGTTTGAAGCTCTAGCACTTTCACTAGATTTAATAAGATCGGGTAACTTAGCTTCAATTTCAGTGTTATTATTGGTTCCTCGAACTTTTGCTAGAGACTGCTTTGCTTGCTCCAACTTTCCACTAGGGTGGCAATTTGAGCCCAACCCCGCCCAACTCGCCTAGAGATTAATGGGTTGGGCTACAAATATTTTAGTTTATGAGTCTATTTAGATTGAGTCCAAATTAACCCATTATTTTTTTTATAGCTTATTCTGAACCATGAAGTAGCCCAAATACAACCCATGAAGCTCACCCAAAACAAAGAGATTTCAACCCAACTTATCTTGAAATTTACTTAGTTGTCCCAATTTTactttttctgcaccacccaaaCCCCCTCAATTtgttttttactttcttttttgtatttttaattttctgttttctattttttcgtttttctgcaccacccacccaCCCCAAACCTCCCACGCAAACCccctcaattttttttttaactttttttttttgtattttcaattttcggttttttgttttttcgtttttctgcatcCCCCCTCCACCCCCGCAAAATATTATAGGTGTATAAAAGGTAAAAAGTTTTATTTATGCAAGATAATGATGGTTCTAAAACATGATCAAGTTGGCCGGGTTGGGCTATGATCTATTGTTTAGCCCATCTTGACTCAACCCATCTTAGCCCAAGTACACTTTGGGCTGGGTTGGGCAATGACCCATTTATTGACCTAACCCATCTTGACCCGCCCAAATTCAGCCTAACCCGCCCAATTTCCACCCTACAGTTTCCACGCTCAACTAGGTTGCTAGGTGTGTCTGAAATGAGAAGTGCACCTGCACCCAAAAGTGTGACTTAGTGTTAATAAAGTATAATATTAAATagaagaattaactcaaatagccCCCACCCAAccggttaaactaaaaatagctagtggaggtataatatatgcatagttcatatattatatgtgtataatcatgtataattaatgtataatctatgtatatagctaaaaaagtaaacagtgaaccgactatttgtgtaaagatcccttatTTTTTTTGAAGTATAATGGTTCAAATCTCAGGagagattaaaaaaaaattaagtgcATGATATACACGGTTCCTGTACTAATGGGAAATAACATCCAAGACGGTCCAGATGCCAATATTATATGTAAAAgagaaaatgaacaaaaataaatGAAAAGTGCACCTATGGTCATTATCACGGCTGGAACTATGGCCAGGCCGAGGGAGAGGCGCCATCCCCAGCTGAGCCTAGAGGTGGCATAGTTTATGCAATTCGCTATAACAACGCCAAGGCCTATGAAGAATTGGAAGCTTGTGCTCAATGCATCTCGCCATTTTGAAGGTGCCACTTCTGAGAGAGGTATAcagttgggaataaaccccctacataaataatattcacagtaataaaaataaaataataatatagcactgagatacggtaattaacaagaataaaagagtgacaacgacaccaagatttttacgtgaaaaccCCTTTTGAATAAGAAAAAAATACAGCCTCGAGACGAGCAActaatatcactatagcaaggacttttacactttgtaggtccgagtaaaatactccaaagaccactacaacactcaaaagaaataacactcttttgatattcccacctcactacaatatcgctcactctctatttttctcacaaactATTTTTTTATACactgtctgtgaaacctcactctttttttttctctctttgttggtttAATACAAATGGCCAAAAATCTCTTTATTTATAGAGATTTAATACTCCTCCAGATGATATCAGTGacatcaaaagaaagaaagaaacttcaaattcttcaaTGTGGACAATTCAAAAAATGTTGGCTTCCAATTGAAAATAACTACTCACATTAGAAGTCTTTTTCAAAGGAAGAAAAACATCTTCCTTAAGTCATGGGCTGGACTCATCAAATCTTCTCCTCCAGTCCCATTCACCTAAAAGAGGTAACACCAGAGtttctagtttgagtgcatgccgaaaagttctttgcatagctcgaacttgtctccTGGTACCACCTTAGTTAGCCTATCCGAAGGATTCTCACTTGTATGGATCTTCTTGACATATATAGATCCAtcttctattctttctcgaaTCCAGTGATATCTCACGTCGATATGTTTTGTCCTTGCGTGATACATGGTGTTTTTGCTTAAGTCTATTgtactttgactatcacaatagacgacatacctGTTTTGATGCAATCTAAGGTCTCGTAGGGACCGTTTTAGCCAAgccatctccttgccagcttaTGTAGTGGCAATATACTCCGCTTCACTTGTAGAGAGTGCAACACACTTATGCAACttcgactgccatgatatagctccccctgaaaatgtGAACAAGTATCATGTAGTAGATTTACGATTATCAAGAtcacctgccatatcagcatccgtatagcccttcaagattggatcagatcctccaaaacacAAGCAATCTCCTGTGGAACCTCTCAGGTACCTCAatatccacttgactgcttcccaatgtTCTTTTCCTAGATTTTAAAGGAACCTTctaacaacaccaactgcataGCAATATCTGGTCtagtgcataccattgcatacatcaagcttccaactgctgaagaataaggaactctagctATGTTCCATTTCTCCTCCATTGTTGTAGAACACATattcttgctcaactttagatgaccGGCAAAaggtgtgctgactggcttagcattcttcatgttgaagcgttccagtacacgtttaatgtacttctcctgagacagccACAGTTTTTTacttgttcgctctcgaactatcttcatacccataatttgttgtgctgggcccaagtccttcatatcaaatgacttggacaaatctcccttcaactttgtGATCAACACCTTatcttttcctacaattaacatatcacccacaaacaacaacaatataataaagttattttcagaaaatcttttgaatatacacatggatcagaatatgtctttgtgtaagtttgacttttcatgaatgagtcaaacttcttgtaccactgccttggtgcctgcttcaacccataaagactcttattcagtttgcacaccatgtgtttcctttaagctacttcaaatccttttggctgctccatatagatctcctcttccaaatctccgtgaagaaatacagttttcacgtccaactgctccacttcaagatcaaGGCTAGCTGttaagctcaagattgttcgaatagaagtcattttgacaacatgtgagaaaatttcatcaaaatcaatacctttcttctattcgaagcctttaaccaccaatcgagctttgtatcttaCCAGCTTTCCATTTCCATCTTTCATGATTTTAAAGACTCActtacatttgagtggtcttttaccctttggaagttcaaccagcttgtaagtgccatttttctgtagagattccatctcttcttgCCTGGATTTCATTCACTAgttcttttctggatgggacaacacctccttaagactttctggctccccctcatcactgatgaggacatactccATGGCAGGTTACCTGCATGACTCTACCATTGGCCTTTCTGATCTCCgcagaggttgaggttgttcttctccctgagtggggtgctccacttgctcgacatcaccatcaagttgctccccctgcccaataacctcaccaggttgctccccctACTCGGCAACCTAGTCGATCCTAttttctgcacttgtgggattgttagaagtagaaggaatagtaacaaggttaggaattataccattcttggccttctctggcatatcgtcagcagttccaacttcactttctcggaagactacatctctaCTTCTGATGACCTTATTCTTTACAGGAACCCACAATCTGCAtccgaactcttcatctccatatgcgataaatatgcagggaacagatttatcatccagctttgttctttgctcctttggtacatgtgaaaaagctctgcaaccgaacaccttcaAATGCAAGTGGGACActtccttgttggtccaaactctctctgggatgtaCGCCAACtgaactgatggactcctattgatcaggttacaggttgtctgaactgcttcaccccagaatgacttaggtagtttagccattctgagcatgcttaTCGCTTTATCCACAATGGTACGCttcatcctttcggctacgccattatgttgtggggttccaggaactgaCTTTTCATGTCTAATCCCATGGCTCGAACAATACTCTTCAAACTCCCTTGAAGCGTAATCACCTCTATTGTCACTTCAGCgacgctttagcttttggcccgtctccctttccaccacagcatgaaacttctggaaaCTTGAAatacctgatctttggttttcaaaatataaacccataattttcgtgaagcatcattaataaaagtaacaaaatatttgttaccacccatcgattcaatttctattggaccacaaacatcagaatataccaaatcaagcatatttaattttcttttgaGAAGATGTCTGAAATAAgccctcggagggcgtggctgttgtgactgacTCGGTCCAGATCTGTTGGagtgaccgctaaaagcaccccgtacaggaggtacactagacactggcgaTGCATAATAACGCTCCTAGAGCCTCGAAGGgatcggaataccactggcggctagaagagctgaatgaacggggagGCTTCCGtagcccctaccatggcgaactacagttggggcacgagtaccaagtgccagactctcaagacctcttggcctccctctcctctctatctcgagtgagcatgccctccaatatcctagcaatactcataacctgctggtaagaaatatccatctccagctccctgaccatactaatcctgatactggggtggagtccctcaataaaccgacgaaccctctctcgaactgtggcaaccaaggcccgtgcatgtcgggccaaatcacttaaacgaattgcatactctgacacagtcatagcaccctagcgcagctgctcaaactccgcgcgccatgcgtcCCTGaagctctgagggacatactctctcaaaaacatgtcctagaactgagtccatgtaagtgaagctgccttagccggactactcaaatcataagcacgccaccactgataggctgctcctctaagctggaatgcagttaaggaaaccccactcgactccgctacacctatagtacggagaatacagtgacactccACAAAAAATCCTGGGAATCCTCTTAcaccaatccgctgaaggtatgagggtggtacttcttgtacctctcaagtctgagctgctccgccttaGAAACTGCTGCCTAACCTCGGGTTGAACTGGAActaccggctgcatcggtatAATCTCTAGAACCTGGTCGATCTGAACCCTCTACTTAGGGGTATGGGTTgcgagagtctgtgctccttcccctgcatgagatgTGGCAAGACCAAGTGGAATCAATCTAGACTAAGCTAAGTtgttgaacatgctcaaaacctgggctagagtctcctggagggctggtgcaacaACATGCTTCTCAGGTGTCTCCCCTCCagttggagctactgggggctcttcTGTAGTAGCTCatgtgggtgctctggctgcaccacatggacgtcATCGGCCTATACCCCGtacccggcctctcgtggctctagcagggggcgcggagtgcctggtcatcagattctcatgcacgtgtcctcaccatttgtgagagaatagaatacagaagtttagaatttcgaagtcaataattttgcacgataaggaatcaaaaaagtataatttttcctaacagttccataacctcccgaagataagtacagacgtctctgtaccgatccgtgagtctataataaatcggcttgtgactcacgacatctatgaacctagagctcagataccaacttgtcacgacccaaacatccCTCCAAAACatgttgtgacggcacctagtctctacgactaggtaagcctaacagattgGGGAAATATTAATAATGGAAGCAAAACTTAACTGCAAtagatactgaataaccaataacaatgccgctcggcatgtacaataaccaaaatGCTAGACGTACACAGCTTTCCCAAAATCCAGAACATCat
This region of Nicotiana tomentosiformis chromosome 4, ASM39032v3, whole genome shotgun sequence genomic DNA includes:
- the LOC104115446 gene encoding sugar transport protein 5-like, with translation MAIGGMVVEGQDSDNRFNGKITFDVVITSIVAASGGLIFGFDIGISGGVTTMRPFLEKFFPSILKKAASGGAETNVYCVYGSEVLTVFTSSLYIVGMVASLIPGRLTAAIRRRNIMVVGGCTFFAGAAVNGAAQNISMLILGRILLGIGVGFTNQLFSVHLSEVAPSKWRDALSTSFQFFIGLGVVIANCINYATSRLSWGWRLSLGLAIVPAVIMTIGALLISDTPSNLVERGNCRQAKQSLAKVRGTNNNTEIEAKLPDLIKSSESARASNEEPFVTIFKRRHRPHFMSIAIPFFQQMTGINIIAFYAPVLLRSVGFGNNSALLGAVILGLVNLGSILLFTGIVDRFGRRFLFILGEVQMLFCQVAIASTLAVSIGENGNKHITKQYATLVLALCIYAAGFGWSWGPLSWLIPSEIFLMNIRSTGQSISVAVNIATTFVLSQTFLAMLCHFKYGAFLFFSGWIAVMTIFIVMFMPETKGVALNSMHQVWERHWFWGIYVKDQS